In a genomic window of Rhinoderma darwinii isolate aRhiDar2 chromosome 10, aRhiDar2.hap1, whole genome shotgun sequence:
- the MUL1 gene encoding mitochondrial ubiquitin ligase activator of NFKB 1, translating into MESNGRPSLGQIILLASSSAVTAIFYSVYRQKYRTAQTLKGAKKISIDDDLPNVLMDLPGKCVPYAVIEGVVRSVKDSLNSQFVENCRGVIHRLSLKEHKMVWNRTTHLWNDHEKVIHQRTNNVPFDLTRDDSGDPGPSIRVLKPLDATELDLETVYEKFHPAAQSFTNVLGHFITGERPKGVQETEEMLKIGATVTGVGELVLDHKILKLQPPKAGMLYYLSSLDFDSLVQRQESQVRVWKILTVICGVATCVTLFFILRRQYRQRKEKQRLNRLQREFQEASARFEEEGEEVRNACTICLSNRKSCVFLECGHVCSCYQCYQALPVPKKCPICRDVISRMVPLFNS; encoded by the exons ATGGAAAGTAACGGGCGTCCGTCCCTCGGACAGATCATTCTCTTGGCTTCCAGCTCCGCAGTCACCGCCATCTTCTACTCCGTTTACCGGCAGAAGTATCGCACCGCGCAGACCCTTAAG GGCGCTAAGAAGATCTCGATCGATGATGATTTACCGAACGTCCTCATGGATTTGCCCGGAAAGTGCGTCCCCTATGCGGTTATTGAAG GGGTCGTGAGGTCGGTGAAGGATTCTCTGAACAGTCAGTTTGTTGAGAACTGCAGAGGCGTCATCCACAGACTCTCCTTAAAGGAGCACAAGATGGTTTGGAACCGGACCACGCACCTCTG GAACGACCACGAGAAGGTCATCCACCAGAGAACCAACAACGTGCCCTTTGACCTGACGCGGGACGACTCCGGCGACCCCGGCCCGTCCATCCGCGTCCTAAAACCTCTAGACGCCACCGAGTTGGACCTGGAGACGGTCTATGAGAAGTTCCACCCGGCCGCGCAGTCCTTCACCAACGTCCTGGGACACTTCATCACGGGGGAGCGGCCGAAGGGTGTCCAGGAAACGGAGGAGATGCTGAAAATCGGCGCCACGGTGACGGGTGTCGGCGAGCTGGTCCTCGATCACAAAATCTTAAAGCTGCAGCCGCCCAAGGCCGGGATGCTCTACTACCTCAGCAGTCTGGATTTTGACTCCTTGGTGCAGCGTCAGGAGTCTCAGGTCCGAGTCTGGAAGATCCTGACTGTGATTTGCGGGGTGGCCACGTGCGTCACCCTCTTCTTCATCCTCCGGCGCCAGTATCGGCAGCGCAAGGAGAAGCAGCGCCTGAACCGGCTGCAGAGGGAGTTCCAGGAGGCCAGCGCCAGGTTCGAGGAAGAGGGTGAGGAGGTCCGCAACGCCTGCACCATCTGCCTCAGCAACCGCAAGTCCTGCGTCTTCCTGGAGTGCGGGCACGTCTGCTCCTGCTACCAGTGCTACCAGGCCTTACCCGTGCCCAAAAAATGCCCCATATGCAGGGATGTCATTTCCAGAATGGTGCCCTTGTTTAACAGCTAG
- the FAM43B gene encoding protein FAM43B, which produces MLPWRRRSKFVLVKNDKTTKGLSYSSVLSSFLRSCPDLLPPLSLGNVFSSRRQKVVLNQEDPSYTAWYLGNAVTLHAKGDGCTAEAVNKIWQKSESGGRSTKMKLSLGSYGIRMTPSKRGSMKTVHAYLLHRITYCAADTGHPKIFSWVYRHQIKNKAVVLRCHAVLVSKVAKAKAMETTLCRTAMATFNEFKRLKRQSDFRREQKELLGESAVPKIPLRKVLNGTCAYNPPAERSKTVPRLCSILEEEEGEDEQDPQRIILRDRDSILELAQDLRRLGLQRALAQKLIYTPNTKLSDWKRPMRTVC; this is translated from the coding sequence ATGCTGCCCTGGAGGAGGAGAAGCAAGTTTGTGCTGGTCAAGAATGACAAGACGACGAAGGGGCTCAGTTACTCCTCCGTTCTGTCCTCCTTCCTCCGTTCCTGCCCTGACCTCCTGCCTCCGCTGTCCCTGGGCAATGTCTTCAGCAGCAGGAGACAGAAGGTAGTGCTGAACCAGGAGGACCCGTCTTACACAGCGTGGTACCTGGGCAATGCGGTTACCCTCCATGCCAAGGGAGACGGCTGCACGGCGGAGGCGGTCAACAAGATCTGGCAGAAGAGCGAGTCCGGGGGCCGCAGCACCAAGATGAAACTCTCTTTGGGCTCTTATGGCATCCGGATGACCCCCTCCAAAAGAGGTTCCATGAAGACGGTCCATGCCTACCTCCTGCACCGGATCACCTACTGCGCGGCGGACACCGGGCACCCCAAGATCTTCTCCTGGGTCTACCGGCACCAGATTAAGAACAAGGCTGTGGTGCTGAGGTGCCACGCCGTCCTGGTCTCCAAGGTGGCCAAGGCTAAAGCCATGGAGACCACCCTATGCCGGACCGCCATGGCCACCTTTAATGAGTTCAAGAGGTTAAAGAGACAAAGTGACTTTAGGAGGGAGCAGAAGGAGCTTCTGGGCGAGTCCGCCGTCCCCAAGATCCCACTGAGGAAAGTCCTGAATGGGACCTGCGCCTACAACCCCCCTGCGGAGAGGAGCAAGACGGTGCCCAGGCTCTGCTCTAtcctagaggaggaggagggtgaggaCGAGCAGGACCCCCAGAGGATAATCCTCCGTGACCGGGACTCCATTCTGGAACTTGCTCAGGACCTCCGGAGACTCGGACTCCAAAGAGCCCTGGCCCAAAAACTCATTTACACCCCAAACACAAAGCTGTCTGACTGGAAGCGCCCCATGAGGACTGTCTGCTGA
- the LOC142662714 gene encoding trypsin-3-like — protein MAAGGRQNQMLVVAGEYSLSIFEGTEQVFRPVKLVPHPEYSSSSKNADLMLIKLNRPAVYNSFVSIVPLPAQGVSPSEGRLCQVSGWGYTSTVSGKASDTLRSVKLPIVPVRRCNSSASYSGHITKNMICAGYNSGGKDACQGDSGGPLVCDGRVFGVVSWGHSCANPNYPGVYTAVANFQKWIYRTIF, from the exons ATGGCGGCTGGAGGAAG ACAGAACCAGATGTTGGTCGTTGCCGGGGAATATTCCTTGTCCATCTTTGAAGGAACGGAGCAGGTTTTCCGGCCGGTAAAACTCGTGCCTCACCCGGAATACAGCTCGTCGTCCAAGAACGCCGACCTCATGCTGATTAAG ctcaATCGCCCGGCTGTGTATAACTCCTTTGTATCTATAGTGCCTCTTCCGGCGCAGGGGGTCTCGCCCAGTGAGGGTCGTCTGTGTCAGGTGTCGGGCTGGGGTTACACGAGCACAGTCAGCGGCAAAGCTTCCGATACCCTGCGGAGCGTCAAACTGCCGATCGTCCCCGTACGAAGGTGTAACAGCTCCGCCTCTTACTCCGGACACATCACCAAGAACATGATCTGTGCCGGCTACAACAGCGGGGGCAAAGATGCCTGTCAG GGAGATTCCGGGGGCCCCCTGGTGTGTGACGGACGAGTGTTTGGCGTTGTATCCTGGGGACACAGCTGTGCGAACCCCAACTATCCCGGGGTGTACACGGCTGTGGCCAACTTCCAGAAGTGGATTTACAGGACGATATTTTAA